A genomic region of Rhodococcus pyridinivorans contains the following coding sequences:
- the clpB gene encoding ATP-dependent chaperone ClpB produces MDSFNPTTKTQAALTAALQSASAAGNPEIRPAHLLVALLDQTDGIAGPLLEAVGVDPAAVRREAEDLVRRLPQTSGATTTPQLGREAIAAMTAAQKLATELTDEFVSTEHVLVGLAGGDSDVAKLLAGHGATPAALRDAFTTVRGNRRVTSADPEASYQALEKYSTDLTARAREGKLDPVIGRDNEIRRVVQVLSRRTKNNPVLIGEPGVGKTAIVEGLAQRIVAGDVPESLRGKTVISLDLGSMVAGAKYRGEFEERLKAVLDEIKESAGQIITFIDELHTIVGAGATGESAMDAGNMIKPMLARGELRLVGATTLDEYRKYIEKDAALERRFQQVLVGEPSVEDTVGILRGLKERYEVHHGVRITDSALVAAATLSDRYITSRFLPDKAIDLVDEAASRLRMEIDSRPEEIDTVERVVRRLEIEEMALQKESDEASKERLEKLRAELADEREKLNQLTTRWQNEKTAIDSVREIKEQLESLRGEEERAERDGDLGKAAELRYGRIPELEKKLEAAAAASGTTAGGDLMLKEEVGQDDVADVVAAWTGIPAGRMLEGETSKLLRMEDELRKRVVGQDVAVQAVSDAVRRARAGVADPNRPTGSFLFLGPTGVGKTELAKALADFLFDDERAMVRIDMSEYSEKHSVARLVGAPPGYVGYEAGGQLTEAVRRRPYTVVLFDEVEKAHPDVFDTLLQVLDDGRLTDGQGRTVDFRNTILILTSNLGAGGDREHIMAAVRAAFKPEFINRLDDVVIFDPLSEEQLEKIVDIQLDQFADRMSARRLTLDVSSAARFWLAVRGYDPQYGARPLRRLIQQAVGDQLAKKLLAGEIKDGDTVHVGVSEDGDHLVISA; encoded by the coding sequence GTGGACTCGTTCAATCCGACGACCAAGACCCAGGCCGCACTCACCGCTGCACTTCAGTCGGCGTCCGCTGCGGGCAACCCGGAGATCCGTCCGGCACACCTGCTCGTGGCACTGCTCGACCAGACCGACGGCATCGCCGGCCCGCTGCTCGAAGCGGTGGGCGTCGACCCGGCCGCGGTGCGCAGGGAAGCCGAGGACCTCGTCCGTCGTCTTCCGCAGACCAGCGGGGCGACCACCACACCGCAGCTCGGGCGTGAGGCGATCGCGGCCATGACCGCGGCACAGAAACTCGCCACCGAACTCACCGACGAATTCGTCTCCACCGAGCACGTCCTCGTCGGCCTCGCCGGTGGCGACTCCGATGTCGCGAAGCTCCTCGCCGGGCACGGCGCAACGCCGGCCGCCCTGCGCGACGCCTTCACGACCGTCCGCGGCAACCGCCGCGTGACCTCCGCCGATCCCGAGGCCAGCTATCAGGCCCTGGAGAAGTACTCCACCGATCTGACGGCGCGGGCGCGTGAAGGCAAGCTCGACCCGGTCATCGGTCGCGACAACGAGATCCGCCGTGTCGTCCAGGTGCTCTCCCGCAGGACCAAGAACAACCCGGTCCTCATCGGTGAGCCAGGCGTCGGTAAGACCGCCATCGTCGAGGGCCTCGCCCAGCGCATCGTCGCCGGGGACGTGCCCGAGTCGCTGCGCGGCAAGACCGTCATCTCGCTCGACCTCGGCTCGATGGTCGCGGGCGCGAAGTACCGCGGCGAGTTCGAGGAACGCCTCAAGGCCGTGCTCGACGAGATCAAGGAATCGGCCGGGCAGATCATCACCTTCATCGACGAGCTCCACACCATCGTCGGCGCCGGCGCGACCGGCGAGTCGGCGATGGACGCCGGCAACATGATCAAGCCGATGCTCGCCCGCGGTGAGCTGCGGCTGGTCGGTGCCACGACCCTCGACGAGTACCGCAAGTACATCGAGAAGGACGCGGCCCTCGAACGTCGTTTCCAGCAGGTCCTGGTGGGGGAGCCGAGTGTCGAGGACACCGTCGGCATCCTGCGCGGCCTCAAGGAGCGCTACGAGGTGCACCACGGCGTGCGCATCACCGACTCCGCGCTCGTCGCGGCGGCGACGCTGTCCGACCGGTACATCACCTCGCGCTTCCTACCCGACAAGGCGATCGACCTCGTCGACGAGGCAGCCTCGCGCCTGCGGATGGAGATCGACTCGCGTCCCGAGGAGATCGACACCGTCGAACGCGTCGTCCGTCGCCTCGAGATCGAGGAGATGGCGTTGCAGAAGGAGAGCGACGAGGCCTCGAAGGAACGCCTCGAGAAGCTGCGCGCCGAACTCGCCGACGAGCGGGAGAAGCTCAACCAGCTCACCACGCGCTGGCAGAACGAGAAGACCGCGATCGACTCCGTGCGGGAGATCAAGGAACAGCTCGAATCCCTGCGCGGTGAGGAAGAACGCGCCGAACGCGACGGCGACCTCGGCAAGGCCGCCGAGCTGCGCTACGGTCGCATCCCCGAGCTGGAGAAGAAGCTCGAGGCGGCAGCCGCCGCGTCGGGTACCACCGCCGGTGGCGACCTGATGCTCAAGGAGGAGGTCGGCCAGGACGACGTCGCCGACGTCGTCGCGGCATGGACCGGCATCCCCGCCGGCCGCATGCTCGAGGGCGAGACCTCCAAGTTGCTGCGGATGGAGGACGAACTGCGCAAGCGGGTCGTCGGCCAGGACGTCGCGGTGCAGGCCGTCTCCGACGCGGTGCGTCGTGCACGTGCCGGTGTCGCCGACCCGAACCGTCCGACGGGGTCCTTCCTGTTCCTCGGCCCGACCGGTGTCGGCAAGACGGAGCTGGCGAAGGCGCTCGCCGACTTCCTGTTCGACGACGAACGTGCCATGGTGCGGATCGACATGTCCGAGTACAGCGAGAAGCACTCGGTGGCACGCCTCGTCGGTGCGCCTCCGGGCTACGTCGGCTATGAGGCCGGCGGTCAGCTGACCGAGGCCGTGCGGCGTCGCCCCTACACGGTGGTGCTGTTCGACGAGGTCGAGAAGGCACACCCGGACGTCTTCGACACGCTGCTGCAGGTGCTCGACGACGGTCGTCTCACCGACGGCCAGGGCCGCACGGTCGACTTCCGCAACACCATCCTGATCCTCACATCGAACCTCGGTGCGGGTGGCGATCGGGAGCACATCATGGCGGCGGTGCGGGCGGCGTTCAAGCCGGAGTTCATCAACCGGCTCGACGACGTCGTGATCTTCGACCCGCTCTCGGAGGAGCAGCTAGAGAAGATCGTCGACATCCAGCTCGACCAGTTCG